From Rhodoferax sp. AJA081-3, the proteins below share one genomic window:
- a CDS encoding ribose-phosphate pyrophosphokinase — protein sequence MQASPPPDFMVFTGNANPGMAADIAKHLGISLGAATVGRFSDGEVTVEINQNVRARDVFVVQSTCAPTNENLMELLIMVDALKRASAERISAVIPYFGYARQDRRPRSSRVPITAKVVANMLQTVGVARVLTMDLHADQIQGFFDIPVDNIYASPVLLGDLRQKNYEDLIVVSPDVGGVVRARALAKQLNCDLAIIDKRRPKANVSEVMHVIGEIDGRNCVIMDDMIDTAGTLVKAAEVLKERGAKKVYAYCTHPIFSGPAIERIANGNALDEVVVTNTIPLSAAASQCQKIRQLTVAPLIAETIQRIAKGESVMSLFSDQENLF from the coding sequence ATGCAGGCCTCACCACCCCCAGATTTCATGGTTTTCACCGGCAATGCCAATCCCGGCATGGCTGCTGACATTGCAAAGCACCTAGGCATTTCGCTGGGTGCAGCCACCGTAGGCCGTTTTTCCGATGGTGAAGTCACCGTCGAAATCAACCAGAACGTGCGTGCACGTGATGTGTTTGTGGTGCAGAGCACCTGCGCACCCACCAATGAAAATTTGATGGAACTGCTGATCATGGTGGATGCGCTCAAGCGTGCATCGGCCGAACGCATCAGCGCGGTGATTCCGTATTTCGGTTATGCGCGGCAAGACCGCCGCCCCCGCTCCAGCCGCGTGCCTATCACGGCCAAGGTGGTAGCCAATATGCTGCAGACCGTGGGTGTGGCCCGCGTGTTGACCATGGACTTGCACGCCGACCAGATCCAGGGTTTCTTTGATATCCCGGTGGACAATATTTATGCGTCACCCGTGTTACTGGGGGACCTGCGCCAGAAGAATTACGAAGACCTGATTGTGGTCTCGCCGGACGTTGGTGGTGTGGTGCGTGCCCGTGCGCTGGCCAAGCAGCTGAACTGCGACCTGGCCATCATCGACAAGCGCCGCCCCAAGGCCAATGTGTCTGAAGTGATGCATGTCATCGGCGAGATCGATGGCCGCAACTGCGTCATCATGGACGACATGATTGACACGGCCGGCACACTGGTCAAGGCTGCCGAAGTGCTCAAGGAGCGCGGCGCCAAAAAGGTGTATGCCTATTGCACACACCCCATTTTCTCGGGTCCCGCCATCGAGCGTATTGCCAACGGCAACGCACTCGATGAAGTTGTGGTGACCAACACCATCCCCCTGAGCGCTGCGGCTTCGCAGTGCCAGAAGATTCGCCAGCTCACCGTGGCACCGCTGATCGCCGAAACGATTCAGCGCATTGCCAAGGGTGAGTCGGTCATGAGTTTGTTCTCGGATCAGGAAAATCTTTTTTAG
- a CDS encoding 50S ribosomal protein L25/general stress protein Ctc, with protein sequence MKFVAFERAKQGTGASRRLRNSGRTPGIVYGGAGEPLLVELDHNALWHAIKKEAFHASVLDMELAGKESKVLLRDVQMHPYKQLILHIDFQRVDANTKMHMKVPLHFKGQEESAAFKIDHCLITHVVNEVNITCLPADLPEFIEVDLSGLKKGTSFHLSDVKLPNGVKAVVKGRENPVLVSVVAPAVEVAADPAAEAPAAGKGGKAGAKAPAAKAPAAKK encoded by the coding sequence ATGAAATTTGTCGCTTTTGAGCGCGCTAAGCAGGGCACGGGTGCGAGCCGCCGTCTCCGCAATTCGGGTCGCACCCCTGGCATCGTTTACGGTGGAGCCGGTGAGCCGCTGTTGGTCGAACTGGACCACAACGCACTGTGGCACGCAATCAAAAAGGAAGCCTTCCACGCATCCGTGCTCGACATGGAACTGGCTGGCAAGGAAAGCAAGGTTTTGCTGCGTGACGTGCAAATGCACCCCTACAAGCAATTGATCCTGCACATCGACTTCCAGCGCGTCGATGCCAACACCAAGATGCACATGAAGGTGCCATTGCACTTCAAGGGCCAGGAAGAATCCGCTGCTTTCAAGATCGACCATTGCCTGATCACCCACGTGGTCAACGAAGTCAACATCACCTGCTTGCCCGCCGACCTGCCCGAGTTCATCGAAGTGGACCTGAGCGGCTTGAAGAAGGGCACTTCCTTCCACCTGAGCGACGTCAAGTTGCCCAATGGCGTGAAGGCTGTGGTCAAGGGTCGTGAGAATCCCGTCCTGGTGTCCGTGGTGGCGCCTGCGGTTGAAGTTGCTGCCGATCCCGCTGCCGAGGCTCCTGCCGCTGGCAAGGGTGGCAAGGCCGGTGCCAAGGCTCCTGCTGCAAAAGCTCCCGCTGCCAAGAAATAA
- the pth gene encoding aminoacyl-tRNA hydrolase: MIKLFVGLGNPGPEYEATRHNAGFWWIDALARELKVNLSMDKSYHGMLARTTVHGQTVWLLQPQTFMNLSGKSVGALARFFKIASDEILVAHDELDIAPGQVKLKFGGSHAGHNGLRDIHAQVGSGDYWRLRLGVGHPGDKAEVVNWVLKKPSLDHRIAIDQCIDRSLKALPAFLAGDMGKATLLVHTSKPPRAHTPPAPRPAVAGATASPAAPTPTTPLPITAQPTPGTP; this comes from the coding sequence ATGATCAAACTGTTTGTCGGCCTTGGCAACCCTGGCCCTGAATACGAAGCCACCCGCCACAATGCCGGATTCTGGTGGATCGATGCCCTGGCACGCGAGCTCAAGGTGAACCTGAGCATGGACAAGTCTTACCACGGCATGCTGGCCCGTACCACCGTGCATGGACAAACGGTGTGGCTGCTGCAACCCCAGACCTTCATGAACCTGTCAGGCAAGTCGGTGGGTGCACTGGCGCGCTTTTTCAAGATCGCGTCCGACGAAATATTGGTCGCCCATGACGAGCTGGACATCGCCCCTGGCCAGGTCAAACTGAAGTTTGGTGGCAGCCACGCCGGGCACAACGGCTTGCGCGATATCCACGCGCAAGTGGGCAGCGGCGACTACTGGCGACTGCGCCTGGGTGTGGGCCACCCCGGGGACAAGGCTGAAGTTGTCAACTGGGTGCTGAAGAAACCGTCGTTGGACCACCGCATTGCCATTGACCAATGTATTGACCGCTCACTCAAGGCCCTGCCGGCGTTTCTGGCCGGTGATATGGGAAAGGCCACCCTGCTGGTCCACACCAGTAAACCACCCCGCGCCCACACACCCCCGGCACCACGCCCCGCGGTCGCGGGCGCCACCGCAAGCCCTGCCGCGCCAACCCCCACCACACCCCTGCCCATCACAGCACAACCGACGCCAGGCACCCCATGA
- a CDS encoding EAL domain-containing protein, translated as MTDAFDREVFEGQELVFQWGDPGDSAYVIEEGCVEVLTGVGTEQRRIAILTEGAMFGEVALLDRQPRTASVRALVPTRLIRIDRSHVEELLLRSDSVIQYLLHLLLARFRSTHDAAGLQQRLGNPDANPADAATAALDLHKAAVRTLSLAQDLSDAIDRQQLELFYQPLIAFDGLAVVGFEALIRWHHPSLGLVSPAEFIPLAEKTGLIHRIGQWVLQRAVADWSELRPFCVDSARHQPFMSINLSAPELGGGDIVAAVQTCLSEHGMAPHELRIELTETIIIQNMDDVARSLHRLRALGIGIALDDFGTGYAGLDYLQSLPFTCLKIDKTFVQQVNQSERSLHIIKAALELARSIGMSTIAEGIEDAEIADQLRALGCSHAQGYHYGKPMPKDQMAAWTLKHRAAQMAHTAALKP; from the coding sequence ATGACAGACGCATTTGACCGGGAAGTATTCGAAGGCCAGGAACTGGTTTTCCAGTGGGGAGACCCCGGCGACTCGGCCTACGTCATCGAAGAAGGCTGTGTGGAGGTATTAACCGGTGTGGGCACGGAGCAAAGGCGCATCGCCATCCTGACCGAAGGCGCCATGTTTGGCGAGGTGGCCCTGCTGGACCGCCAACCCCGCACCGCATCGGTCCGCGCCCTGGTACCTACGCGCCTGATCCGCATCGACCGCAGCCACGTCGAAGAACTGCTGCTGCGTTCGGACTCCGTTATCCAGTACCTGTTGCACCTGCTGCTGGCACGCTTTCGCAGCACCCATGATGCCGCCGGCCTGCAGCAACGGCTGGGCAACCCGGATGCAAACCCTGCAGATGCCGCGACTGCGGCCCTGGACCTGCACAAGGCGGCTGTGCGCACCTTATCGCTGGCGCAGGACCTGTCCGACGCCATCGACCGCCAGCAGCTCGAACTGTTTTACCAGCCCCTGATTGCGTTCGACGGCTTGGCGGTGGTCGGCTTTGAGGCGCTGATACGCTGGCACCACCCCAGCCTGGGTTTGGTCAGCCCGGCCGAATTCATACCCCTGGCCGAGAAAACCGGCCTGATACACCGCATCGGCCAGTGGGTGCTGCAACGCGCCGTGGCCGACTGGTCCGAACTGCGCCCGTTCTGTGTGGACAGTGCACGCCACCAACCCTTCATGAGCATCAATCTGTCGGCCCCCGAACTGGGTGGCGGTGACATTGTGGCTGCGGTGCAAACCTGCCTGAGCGAACATGGTATGGCCCCCCATGAGCTGCGCATCGAGTTGACCGAAACCATCATCATCCAGAACATGGACGATGTGGCGCGGTCCCTGCACCGCCTGCGGGCATTGGGCATAGGCATTGCGCTGGATGATTTTGGGACCGGTTACGCTGGTCTGGACTACCTGCAGTCCCTGCCCTTCACCTGCCTGAAAATTGACAAAACCTTTGTGCAACAGGTCAACCAGTCGGAACGCAGCCTGCACATCATCAAAGCGGCGCTGGAGCTGGCCCGCTCCATTGGCATGAGCACCATTGCCGAAGGTATAGAAGATGCCGAGATCGCCGATCAGTTAAGAGCTCTGGGTTGCAGCCATGCACAGGGCTACCACTATGGCAAACCCATGCCCAAGGACCAAATGGCGGCCTGGACCCTCAAACACCGGGCCGCGCAAATGGCCCATACTGCGGCACTTAAACCTTAG
- a CDS encoding YfhL family 4Fe-4S dicluster ferredoxin — protein sequence MALLITDECINCDVCEPECPNDAIYMGVAIYEIDPHKCTECVGHFEEPQCVQVCPVSCIPVNPEFVEDKETLWQKYRRLQQDAALSTKV from the coding sequence ATGGCCCTGCTCATTACCGACGAATGCATCAACTGCGACGTCTGCGAACCCGAATGCCCCAACGATGCCATCTACATGGGTGTCGCGATCTACGAGATTGACCCCCACAAATGCACCGAATGTGTAGGGCACTTCGAAGAGCCGCAGTGTGTGCAGGTGTGCCCCGTGTCTTGTATCCCGGTCAACCCGGAGTTTGTAGAAGACAAAGAAACCCTGTGGCAGAAGTACCGGCGCCTGCAGCAGGACGCCGCTCTGAGCACTAAGGTTTAA
- a CDS encoding universal stress protein yields the protein MKILLPVDGSELSLEAVRFAIRMILAGLRADAVLANVQEPANLYELLVAHDPEVINKVSEEAGRHTLLSAQALLDAAGVVYECEVAKGDPAHTIVDIAERFACDLIVMGARGNSALRSAMLGSVSNEVLHASPVPVLIAKPDEV from the coding sequence ATGAAAATCTTGCTGCCTGTGGATGGTTCGGAGTTGTCGCTGGAGGCCGTGCGTTTTGCGATCCGCATGATTTTGGCGGGCCTGCGTGCCGACGCGGTGTTGGCCAATGTGCAGGAGCCCGCCAATTTGTACGAGTTGCTGGTGGCACACGATCCGGAGGTGATAAACAAGGTCAGCGAAGAGGCCGGTCGGCATACGCTGCTGTCTGCGCAGGCTCTGCTGGACGCCGCAGGTGTGGTCTATGAGTGCGAGGTGGCCAAGGGTGACCCGGCCCACACCATTGTGGACATTGCCGAGCGATTTGCCTGCGACTTGATCGTGATGGGTGCGCGCGGCAACAGTGCACTGCGCAGTGCCATGCTGGGCTCGGTGTCCAACGAAGTGTTGCACGCCAGCCCGGTACCGGTGCTGATTGCCAAGCCGGACGAGGTCTGA
- the coaD gene encoding pantetheine-phosphate adenylyltransferase codes for MQNPVIAVYPGTFDPITLGHQDLIRRAANLFDTVIVAVAAAHHKKTLFSLEERLDTVREVVQAYPNVQVESFTGLVRDFAVDHGAKAMLRGVRSVTDFDFENQLAGMNRALAPDVETVFLTPDARYQYISSTLVREIAALKGDVAQFVAPTVFARLMQKLKHA; via the coding sequence ATGCAAAACCCCGTGATCGCCGTCTACCCCGGCACCTTTGACCCCATCACCCTGGGCCACCAAGACCTCATCCGCCGCGCCGCCAACCTGTTTGACACCGTTATCGTTGCGGTGGCCGCCGCGCACCACAAGAAAACCCTGTTCAGCCTGGAAGAGCGGCTGGACACGGTGCGCGAAGTGGTGCAGGCCTATCCCAATGTGCAGGTGGAGTCGTTTACCGGCCTGGTGCGGGATTTTGCGGTGGACCATGGCGCCAAAGCCATGTTGCGGGGTGTGCGCTCGGTGACGGACTTTGATTTTGAGAACCAGCTCGCCGGCATGAACCGCGCCTTAGCCCCTGACGTGGAAACGGTGTTTCTGACGCCGGACGCACGTTACCAGTACATTTCCAGTACGCTGGTGCGGGAGATCGCCGCACTCAAGGGTGATGTGGCGCAGTTTGTGGCCCCGACCGTGTTTGCCCGCCTGATGCAGAAATTGAAGCACGCCTGA
- the rsmD gene encoding 16S rRNA (guanine(966)-N(2))-methyltransferase RsmD, with protein sequence MKKPSKSPSKNASGGAKAPGKKPARVPVHKGPSGEIRLIGGHWKRIKLKVADRPGLRPTPDRVRETLFNWLGQDLHGLRCVDAFAGTGALGFEAASRGAAEVLLVEHDGALVVQLQRVQAQLLALELPEAAAPQKLHILRGEGVATLRQLAPASYHVIFLDPPFDGELYEPALAAAARALAVNGSIYLEGPKAWTDALLEPFGLVVYRHLKAGAVHAHVLRAAAATVDTAAPADTPAA encoded by the coding sequence ATGAAGAAACCCAGCAAGTCCCCCTCCAAAAACGCCAGCGGTGGTGCCAAAGCGCCCGGCAAAAAGCCCGCCCGCGTACCCGTACACAAAGGCCCCTCCGGCGAGATCCGCCTGATTGGCGGCCATTGGAAACGCATCAAACTCAAGGTGGCCGACCGCCCCGGCCTGCGCCCCACGCCGGACCGTGTGCGCGAAACCCTGTTCAACTGGCTGGGCCAGGACCTGCACGGCCTGCGCTGTGTGGATGCCTTTGCCGGCACCGGCGCCCTGGGTTTTGAGGCTGCGTCGCGTGGTGCCGCCGAAGTGCTGCTGGTGGAGCACGATGGCGCTTTGGTGGTGCAGTTGCAGCGTGTACAGGCCCAATTGCTGGCCCTGGAGTTGCCTGAAGCCGCCGCCCCGCAAAAGCTGCACATCCTGCGAGGCGAGGGGGTGGCCACGCTACGCCAGCTGGCACCCGCCAGTTACCACGTGATCTTCTTGGACCCACCGTTTGATGGCGAGCTGTATGAGCCCGCCCTGGCCGCCGCAGCCCGTGCATTGGCGGTGAATGGGTCCATCTACCTGGAAGGCCCCAAGGCCTGGACCGATGCCCTGCTGGAGCCCTTTGGCCTGGTGGTGTACCGCCACCTGAAAGCGGGTGCGGTGCATGCCCACGTGCTGCGCGCCGCTGCAGCAACAGTGGATACCGCCGCACCGGCTGATACCCCCGCTGCATAA
- a CDS encoding bifunctional diguanylate cyclase/phosphodiesterase, translated as MQYALITNAAVSLIMGCALVMVWRRDPTQAFTSYIGWANLVQLLVPMVYWAKVQGGATGEVVGNFALAAVAGAYSTLLLVGTAHLANRPLPRQSAWLILVVLSIIVASAVGFGGPRVGQASMGTINTLLGLVCCYWLWNAGATRFSSEKLVGPLLVMLGLIQFIYVAYQDAGAELLATLGSLLRIILGLVLVYAALDRGALAARKLQMRFERLAERSHQGIMISLGESSIVYANPACLAIYGVQSLAELRVVTVARTIPKAERAKVGKILADMQNGQLQDAGYEALRHRADGTPLWLNFHYFPTEWDGAPAVQVLISDETRRHEANQALIHQALHDELTGLPNRASLIASLRKRCTAQEPLPRFVLVLMNIDRFKLFNEAHGHSMGDEVLRAMGLALRAAMDADCEVMRSAGDEFALVSAPHGSSDTAVELVTRVRQLLAKPLQVAGQEFFLDASLGIALYPNSARDADSLLRAANAAMHVAKRTPGTSHQLAEKAFERGSSNALEQEQAMRAGIERAEFQLMYQPKVDARTGRLTSLEALARWNRPGVGQVSPVEFIAAAERTGLIGALGTALLKQACEQIARWRAQFSHCVPVAVNVSPLQMLDPRFPQLVAQTLQSYGVAAQWLTLEITESSAVQNLEQTTAQVEQLRAMGVHVAMDDFGTGFSSLNMLRSLRLHTVKIDRGLIDPLPSPDAVAVVRAICQLADALHLHVVAEGVETQAQATAARDAGCGELQGYLYSKPLPAQDVAMWLTRRALEHQVDTAALPLQSVNVAPTFVASRTALPPEGARTVLGRPGGG; from the coding sequence ATGCAATACGCCCTGATCACCAATGCCGCTGTCAGCCTCATCATGGGCTGCGCCTTGGTGATGGTGTGGCGGCGGGACCCTACCCAGGCCTTTACCAGCTACATCGGCTGGGCCAACCTGGTCCAACTGCTGGTGCCCATGGTCTACTGGGCCAAGGTACAGGGTGGGGCCACCGGCGAGGTGGTCGGCAATTTTGCGCTGGCCGCCGTGGCGGGTGCCTACTCCACACTGCTGCTGGTGGGTACGGCGCATCTGGCGAACCGGCCGTTGCCGCGTCAATCGGCCTGGCTGATTCTGGTGGTGCTGTCCATCATCGTTGCCTCTGCCGTGGGTTTTGGCGGTCCGCGGGTGGGGCAGGCCAGTATGGGGACCATCAACACACTGTTAGGTCTAGTGTGCTGCTACTGGTTGTGGAATGCCGGTGCCACCCGGTTCAGTTCGGAGAAGCTGGTGGGGCCCTTGCTGGTCATGCTGGGGCTGATCCAGTTCATCTACGTGGCCTACCAGGATGCCGGTGCCGAGCTGCTGGCCACGCTGGGTTCACTGCTGCGCATCATCCTGGGCCTGGTGCTGGTCTACGCGGCATTGGACCGCGGGGCGCTGGCCGCGCGCAAGTTGCAGATGCGGTTTGAGCGGCTGGCAGAGCGCTCCCACCAGGGCATCATGATCAGCTTGGGCGAGAGCAGCATCGTCTACGCCAACCCGGCCTGCCTGGCCATATATGGCGTGCAGAGCCTGGCCGAGCTGCGGGTGGTGACGGTGGCGCGCACCATACCCAAGGCCGAACGGGCCAAGGTCGGAAAAATCCTGGCCGACATGCAAAACGGCCAATTGCAGGACGCGGGTTACGAGGCGCTGCGCCACCGCGCCGACGGTACGCCTCTATGGCTGAATTTCCATTATTTTCCGACCGAGTGGGACGGCGCGCCCGCGGTGCAGGTGTTGATTTCGGACGAGACGCGCCGCCACGAGGCCAACCAAGCGCTGATCCACCAGGCACTGCACGACGAGCTGACTGGCCTGCCCAACCGGGCCTCCCTGATCGCCAGCCTGCGCAAGCGCTGCACCGCGCAGGAGCCGCTGCCGCGTTTTGTGCTGGTGCTGATGAACATCGACCGCTTCAAGCTGTTCAACGAGGCCCACGGCCATTCCATGGGGGACGAAGTTTTGCGCGCCATGGGACTGGCACTGCGCGCGGCCATGGATGCCGACTGTGAGGTCATGCGTTCGGCGGGTGACGAGTTTGCGCTGGTCTCCGCACCGCATGGCAGCAGTGATACGGCCGTGGAATTGGTGACACGGGTGCGGCAGCTGCTGGCCAAGCCCCTGCAGGTGGCGGGCCAGGAGTTTTTTCTGGATGCCTCCCTGGGCATTGCCCTGTACCCCAACAGCGCGCGGGATGCGGATTCCCTGTTGCGCGCGGCCAATGCTGCTATGCATGTTGCCAAGCGCACACCGGGCACATCCCACCAGTTGGCTGAAAAGGCGTTTGAACGTGGCTCCAGCAATGCACTGGAGCAGGAGCAGGCCATGCGCGCCGGCATAGAGCGTGCCGAATTCCAGCTGATGTACCAACCCAAGGTGGACGCGCGCACGGGCCGCCTGACCAGCCTGGAGGCCCTGGCACGCTGGAACCGGCCCGGTGTGGGCCAGGTGAGCCCAGTAGAGTTCATTGCAGCGGCTGAGCGCACCGGTTTGATCGGTGCTTTGGGAACGGCACTGTTGAAACAGGCGTGTGAACAGATTGCACGGTGGCGTGCCCAGTTCAGCCACTGCGTGCCGGTGGCGGTGAATGTGTCGCCTTTGCAGATGCTGGACCCCCGTTTTCCGCAGCTGGTAGCACAAACGCTGCAGTCCTATGGCGTGGCCGCGCAATGGCTGACGCTGGAAATCACCGAAAGCTCGGCCGTGCAAAACCTGGAGCAGACCACCGCCCAGGTGGAGCAACTGCGCGCCATGGGTGTGCATGTGGCCATGGACGATTTTGGGACCGGCTTTTCATCGCTGAACATGTTGCGCAGCCTGCGCCTGCACACGGTCAAGATAGACCGTGGCCTGATAGACCCGTTGCCGTCCCCCGATGCGGTAGCCGTGGTGCGTGCCATCTGCCAACTGGCCGATGCCCTGCACCTGCACGTGGTCGCCGAAGGTGTGGAGACCCAGGCCCAGGCCACGGCGGCGCGTGATGCAGGCTGTGGCGAGTTGCAGGGTTATTTGTATTCCAAGCCCCTGCCGGCCCAGGACGTTGCCATGTGGTTGACGCGGCGCGCCCTGGAGCACCAGGTCGACACTGCGGCATTGCCCCTGCAGTCCGTGAATGTAGCCCCCACGTTTGTCGCTTCGCGTACTGCGCTGCCCCCCGAGGGGGCCCGAACCGTCTTGGGGCGGCCCGGCGGCGGTTAA
- the ftsY gene encoding signal recognition particle-docking protein FtsY, producing MFSFFKKKPPPAPPVPATPALEEPSAPPAPPPTRPSFTAPATGGSLIGSALVTPIDIPEPGATPPERQKWVDKLKSSLGKTAGSISTVFGGSLIDEALYEKLEDALLMADAGVPATQYLLTELRRKVNDSGVTHPVALKNILVALLTDLLQPLQKPLVIGEHKPTVIMVAGVNGAGKTTSIGKLTKHLCDHNASVLLAAADTFRAAAREQLGIWADRNLVEIVSQEGGDPAAVSFDAVSAGKARGKDVVLIDTAGRLPTQLHLMEELKKIKRVIQKADGTAPHEVLLVIDGNTGQNALTQVRAFDDALKLTGLIITKLDGTAKGGVIAAIARERPIPVYFIGVGEKLEELETFNAREFAQALLG from the coding sequence ATGTTCAGTTTTTTCAAAAAGAAGCCTCCTCCCGCTCCCCCGGTACCTGCTACACCCGCCCTGGAAGAGCCGTCTGCGCCACCCGCGCCGCCCCCGACTCGCCCATCGTTCACCGCTCCTGCCACCGGTGGTTCGCTGATCGGCAGCGCCCTGGTCACGCCCATCGACATTCCCGAACCCGGCGCCACACCGCCCGAGCGCCAGAAATGGGTGGACAAGCTCAAGTCCAGCCTGGGCAAGACGGCCGGCAGCATCTCCACCGTGTTTGGCGGCTCGCTGATCGACGAGGCCCTGTACGAAAAGCTGGAAGACGCGCTACTGATGGCCGATGCCGGTGTGCCCGCCACGCAGTACCTGTTGACCGAGCTGCGCCGCAAGGTCAACGACAGCGGCGTGACCCACCCGGTGGCGCTGAAAAACATCCTGGTCGCCCTGCTGACCGACCTGCTGCAACCCTTGCAAAAACCACTGGTCATTGGTGAACACAAACCCACCGTCATCATGGTGGCGGGTGTCAATGGGGCCGGCAAGACCACCTCCATCGGCAAACTGACCAAACACCTGTGTGACCACAACGCCAGCGTGTTGCTGGCCGCGGCCGACACCTTCCGCGCCGCGGCACGTGAACAGCTCGGCATATGGGCGGACCGCAACCTGGTGGAGATCGTCAGCCAGGAGGGCGGCGACCCTGCTGCGGTCAGTTTTGATGCCGTCAGCGCTGGTAAGGCCCGTGGCAAGGATGTGGTGCTGATTGACACCGCCGGGCGCCTGCCGACCCAGTTGCACCTGATGGAAGAGCTGAAAAAGATCAAACGGGTGATCCAGAAGGCCGATGGCACAGCACCCCACGAAGTGCTGCTGGTCATCGACGGCAACACGGGCCAGAACGCCTTGACCCAGGTGCGTGCCTTTGACGATGCCCTGAAGCTGACCGGCCTGATCATCACCAAGCTGGACGGCACGGCCAAAGGTGGTGTCATCGCCGCCATTGCGCGCGAACGGCCCATCCCGGTGTACTTCATCGGAGTCGGTGAAAAACTGGAAGAGCTGGAGACCTTCAACGCGCGGGAATTTGCGCAGGCTTTATTGGGGTAG
- a CDS encoding SMP-30/gluconolactonase/LRE family protein, with protein sequence MKKILAVVLALVVVAVAYLLLWPVPITPAAFNLPKAPGYVGPHAVNTKLANLKIIDLKGEVGPEHIAIAPDGKLYTTVASGNILRINPDGTAQEVFANTGGRVLGFDFDAQGNLIAADAVKGLLSIAPDRKITVLTDTVNGDPIRYADAVVVAKSGRMYFSDASSRFAPKDWGGTFEASVLDIIEGASTGRLLEYDPATQATRVLAYGLSFANGVALSTDEQSLFVTETGKFRLWKIATSASGLNVAQPSPQATVLLDNLPGYPDNLMRGLDGKIWMGFAKPRNPTADNMADKPWLRRLTLRLPRAFWPVPKSYGHVVAFTEDGKIVADLQDPTGAYPETTAITETKDRLYVQSLHAHGLGWLPKQ encoded by the coding sequence GTGAAAAAAATTCTGGCTGTTGTGTTGGCCTTGGTGGTGGTAGCAGTTGCCTACCTTTTGTTGTGGCCCGTGCCCATCACACCGGCCGCTTTCAATCTGCCCAAGGCACCCGGTTATGTGGGGCCCCATGCCGTCAACACCAAGCTGGCGAATCTGAAGATCATTGACCTCAAGGGCGAGGTGGGCCCCGAGCACATTGCGATTGCCCCCGACGGCAAGCTCTACACCACGGTAGCCAGTGGCAACATCCTGCGCATTAACCCTGACGGTACGGCCCAGGAGGTGTTTGCCAACACCGGCGGCCGTGTGCTGGGTTTTGATTTTGATGCCCAGGGCAACCTGATCGCCGCAGACGCCGTCAAAGGCCTGCTGTCCATCGCGCCCGACCGCAAAATCACGGTGTTGACGGACACTGTTAACGGCGACCCGATACGGTATGCCGACGCGGTGGTGGTGGCCAAGAGTGGCCGCATGTATTTCAGCGACGCATCCAGCCGTTTTGCACCCAAAGACTGGGGCGGCACCTTCGAGGCCAGTGTGCTGGACATCATTGAAGGCGCGTCCACCGGCCGCCTGCTGGAATACGACCCCGCCACCCAGGCCACCCGCGTACTGGCCTACGGCCTGAGTTTTGCCAACGGCGTGGCCTTGAGTACCGACGAACAATCGCTCTTTGTGACCGAGACCGGCAAGTTCCGCCTGTGGAAAATTGCCACCAGCGCCAGCGGCCTCAACGTGGCCCAGCCCAGCCCGCAGGCCACCGTGCTGCTGGACAACCTGCCGGGCTACCCCGACAACCTGATGCGTGGCCTGGACGGCAAGATCTGGATGGGTTTTGCCAAACCCCGCAACCCCACGGCTGACAACATGGCCGACAAGCCGTGGCTGCGCCGCCTGACGCTGCGCCTGCCCCGCGCCTTCTGGCCGGTGCCCAAGTCCTACGGACATGTGGTGGCCTTCACCGAAGACGGCAAGATCGTGGCCGACCTGCAGGACCCGACCGGCGCCTACCCCGAGACCACCGCCATCACCGAAACCAAAGACCGCCTCTACGTCCAGAGCTTGCATGCACATGGACTGGGCTGGTTGCCCAAGCAGTAG